The DNA segment GTCGCGACCCCTCGACAGCGGGGACCGCCGAGGCCTACCCCTTCGCGGACGCGTTCGTCCTCGACAGCGACGACGGGACGGAGCTCGATCGGCCAGTCGTTCGGACTGACACGGCGATGGAGACTGACGACGACGCCGAGCGTGTCGCCCGTGCCGTCGAGCGGGCCCTGTCGGAGGTGCGATCGGTATGAGAACCGCCGCACAGAACGCCGAACTGGCGCTCCTGCTGGAAGTCGCGGGGACGCCCAAGCCCGGCAACGTCGACCGCGAGCGGGAGTACGAAGACCTCCGGTTCGAGCACTTCCTGGCCGGCGCGGTCGGCGCACAGGAGGGCTTACGGATGGCCGGCCGGGTCGACGGTCCGCCGGTCGGCGAAGCCTTCGAGCAGGCCATCGCGGGTATGCGCGACCAGCGCGGCGGTAACACACAGTTCGGGGCGCTGCTGTTGCTCGCCCCGCTGGTCCGGGCCGCAGCGGACGGGAACCTCACGCGGTCGGGCGCGAGCGACGTCGCCGAGTCGACGACCGTCACCGACGCGGCGGGGTTCTATCGCGCCTTCGAGCACGTGGCGGTCTCCGTCGAGGACCCGCCCGCCGATATGGACGATCTCGACGTTCGCCGCGGCAGCGATGCCGTGCCGGCGCTGCACGCCCGTGACCTGTCACTCTACGATGTGATGGACCGCTCGGCCGATCGCGACGGCGTCGCCCGCGAGTGGACCGGCGGGTTTGAACGGAGCTTCGGTGCGGCAGCACGGATGGAAGCGCTCGCCGGCCCGATGACCGAGCGGGTGGCGAGGGTCTTCCTCGAACTGCTGGCCGACGAACCCGACACGTTCGTCGCGATCAACCACGACGAGGCGACGGCCGAGCGCGTCAGCGAACGAGCGCGAGCCGCGCTTGAGGGCGACGAGGATCCGGACGCGCTGGCCGAGGAGCTGGTCGATCGCGGCATCAATCCGGGCACGACGGCCGATATCACGGCCGCGGGATTGTTCGTCGCACTCGAAGGGGGGCTGGCGATATGAGCAACGAGCACGGCGAGACCGCGGCGTGGCCGGTCGAACTCCGCGGGGTCACCGAGTCGATCGTCACCACGCGCGGTCCGAACGACCGCTGGAACGTCGCCGCGCTCGGACTGCACGCCGGCGACCCGGTCACGGCCCGGACCTGGGGGCGGACGCGCACGCGGCGGAACGTCGAGGCACGCGGACGGGGGTACGTCCAGTTCGCGCCGGACCCGGTCGCCTTCGCCGAGGCGGCGCTGACGATCCGCGAGGAGTCCGAGCCGATCCTCGACAGTGCCGACGCCTGGGCCGAAGTCGAATTCGATCGGCGCGAGAGCGGAACCGAAGGCGACACTGAGTGGGTCGACTGGGCGCTCCGTCCGGTCGAGAGTCGGGTCGAGCGCCGCGGCGTCCGGACGACCAACCGCGGCTATTACGCCGTCGTCGAGGCGACCGTCGCGGCCTCGCGGCTCGGCGTCGAGGCCTACGACCAGCAACGGCTCCGCCAGCGGCTCGACTATTTCGAGGGCGTCGTCGAGACCTGCGGCGGCCCACCGGAGCGCGAGGCCTTCGAGATCGTTCGCGCGAATGCCGAATGGTAGCACGTATGTCAATCCCGGCAGATCAGTGTCGCTTCGAATCCTTTTTGAGCACTGTCCGGTTACGTGGGGTCACATGGCGATCAAACCGGCCTACGTCAAGAAGACGGCAACGATCCTGATGGAGAAATACCCCGACGCGTTCGGCTCGGACTTCGAGCACAACAAGGACGTCGTCAGCGAACTCACCAACATCGAGTCCAAGGGCGTCCGCAACCGGATCGCGGGCTACGTCACGCGCAAGCAGAACCGCCCCGTCGAAGCCTGAGTCGGCTTGCTGTCGGCCTGTTCTGTGTTCTATTCTCGCTCTTCGATCGCGTCGCGGTAGACGCGCTTGATCGTCTCGGTCCCGTCGATATTCTCGCGTCGCTCGTCGAGGACGATCTTTCCTTCGTGCATGACCGTCAGCCGATCCAGTACCGACGCGAACGCGTCGATCCGGTGGCTCGAGACGACCACCGCGTTGCCCGCCGCGGCGTAGGCTTCCAGGAACGCGAGCAGCGACTCGCGGGTCACGTCGTCGAGATCCGCGAGCGGTTCGTCGAGTACCAGGAAATCCGGCTCTTTCAGCAGCGACAGCGCCAGATCCAGTTGCTTGCTGTAGCCGCCGGACAGCTCTGACGCCCGCCGGTGGAGCACCTGCGG comes from the Halapricum desulfuricans genome and includes:
- a CDS encoding 30S ribosomal protein S17e; this encodes MAIKPAYVKKTATILMEKYPDAFGSDFEHNKDVVSELTNIESKGVRNRIAGYVTRKQNRPVEA
- a CDS encoding triphosphoribosyl-dephospho-CoA synthase, yielding MRTAAQNAELALLLEVAGTPKPGNVDREREYEDLRFEHFLAGAVGAQEGLRMAGRVDGPPVGEAFEQAIAGMRDQRGGNTQFGALLLLAPLVRAAADGNLTRSGASDVAESTTVTDAAGFYRAFEHVAVSVEDPPADMDDLDVRRGSDAVPALHARDLSLYDVMDRSADRDGVAREWTGGFERSFGAAARMEALAGPMTERVARVFLELLADEPDTFVAINHDEATAERVSERARAALEGDEDPDALAEELVDRGINPGTTADITAAGLFVALEGGLAI
- a CDS encoding ABC transporter ATP-binding protein, whose amino-acid sequence is MADRFAVENLTKDYGPVVAVKGVDLSIEPGDVHCLAGPNGSGKSTLIRVLLGLTRPTEGSVSRPDSDRIGAGFQEPAFYDGLTVRENLDVFRAIAGDPDFEWVKEVIEVFKLPQVLHRRASELSGGYSKQLDLALSLLKEPDFLVLDEPLADLDDVTRESLLAFLEAYAAAGNAVVVSSHRIDAFASVLDRLTVMHEGKIVLDERRENIDGTETIKRVYRDAIEERE
- a CDS encoding DUF447 domain-containing protein, whose product is MSNEHGETAAWPVELRGVTESIVTTRGPNDRWNVAALGLHAGDPVTARTWGRTRTRRNVEARGRGYVQFAPDPVAFAEAALTIREESEPILDSADAWAEVEFDRRESGTEGDTEWVDWALRPVESRVERRGVRTTNRGYYAVVEATVAASRLGVEAYDQQRLRQRLDYFEGVVETCGGPPEREAFEIVRANAEW